In Calypte anna isolate BGI_N300 chromosome 28, bCalAnn1_v1.p, whole genome shotgun sequence, a single window of DNA contains:
- the MIER2 gene encoding mesoderm induction early response protein 2 isoform X1, protein MAEASVGRQSPRVVPYPAHSLCPGEPALQSAAVVSMGSADHRLNLAEILSQNYGVREERDEDDDDAQEKQKSLEELEKSFSASQSSEMPFEELLALYGYEASDPISEQDSESNDITPNLPDMTLDKEQIAKDLLSGEEEEETQSSADDLTPSVTSHDASDLFPNQPGSNNFLADEDKEPCSSPCASSMAEDSEEDSIPPNECKKEIMVGPQYQATVPTLHLNRHGEKAYENEDQLLWDPNILPEREVEEFLYRAVKRRWEELSGSSLPEGEMVKDNEQALYELVKCNFNAEEALRRLRFNVKVIRDELCAWSEEECRNFEHGFRVHGKNFHLIQANKVRTRSVGECVEYYYMWKKSERYDYFTQQTRLGRKKYVLHPGATDYTDNDLDGGEVENTTRSRSSLPVPSAASCLDSHFSQDQLAMESTEPLSVESTACSLGSMSESGQGYECSTPSETNCSFDPTEETSSGTTSAPCTHHPVTVPPSETGLYALPPAGPGLAEKQEALQSSGETITMDFTLPADINEGLPLIAGPVDLDRDPEAVVASAQVSLSVTDFGLIGIGDVNSFLTAHQACPAPVAHSEPLSQ, encoded by the exons ATGGCGGAG GCCTCAGTTGGAAGGCAGAGCCCCAGGGTGGTGCCATACCCAGCACACAGCCTGTGCCCCGGAGAGCCGGCTCTGCAGAGTGCAGCAG TTGTGTCCATGGGCTCAGCTGATCACAGACTGAACCTGGCAGAGATCCTCTCACAGAACTACGGCGTGCGGGAGGAAAGGGAcgaggatgatgatgatgctcaggagaagcagaaatctttagaagagctggagaagagtTTCAGTGCCTCTCAG AGCAGTGAAATGCCATTTGAGGAGCTGCTTGCACTTTATGGCTATGAGGCATCTGACCCCATCTCAGAGCAGGACAGTGAGAGCAATGACATCACTCCAAATCTCCCAGATATGACTCTGGATAAG GAACAAATAGCGAAGGATTTGCTTtcaggggaagaagaggaggagaccCAATCTTCAGCTGATGATCTGACTCCCTCTGTCACGTCCCACGATGCATCGGACCTGTTCCCAAACCAGCCTGGCT CAAACAACTTCCTTGCTGATGAAGACAAAGAACCCTGTTCATCTCCATGTGCTTCCTCCATGGCTGAGGATTCAGAGGAGGATTCCATCCCACCCAATGAGTGCAAGAAG GAGATCATGGTTGGACCTCAGTACCAAGCCACTGTTCCCACCCTCCACTTGAACAGGCATGGTGAAAAAG CCTATGAGAATGAAGATCAGCTGCTTTGGGACCCAAACATCCTTCCTGAGAGAGAGGTGGAGGAGTTCCTGTACCGCGCAGTCAAGCGGCGATGGGAGGAGCTGTCTGGCAGCAGCCTGCCAGAGGGAGAGATGGTGAAGGACAATGAGCAG GCTTTGTATGAACTGGTTAAATGCAACTTCAATGCAGAAGAGGCACTGCGGAGGTTACGGTTCAATGTGAAGGTTATCAGAG ATGAGCTTTGTGCCTGGAGTGAAGAAGAATGTAGAAATTTTGAACATGGCTTCAGGGTCCATGGGAAAAACTTCCATCTTATCCAAGCAAATAAG GTCCGCACCCGCTCGGTGGGAGAGTGTGTGGAGTATTACTACATGTGGAAGAAATCAGAACGTTACGACTACTTCACTCAGCAGACTCGTTTAGGAAGGAAGAAGTACGTCCTCCACCCTGGAGCCAC GGATTACACGGACAACGACTTGGATGGAGGGGAGGTGGAGAACACCACTCGCTCCCGGAGCTCCCTGCCCGTTCCCTCTGCAGCCAGCTGCCTGGATTCCCACTTTTCTCAGGACCAGCTCGCTATGGAGAGCACAG AGCCCCTGAGTGTGGAGAGCACAGCCTGCAGCCTGGGCAGCATGAGTGAGTCGGGGCAGGGCTACGAGTGCAGCACTCCTTCTGAGACAAATTGTTCCTTCGACCCCACAGAGGAAACCTCCTCGGGCACCACCTCAGCTCCCTGCACACACCACCCTGTCACTGTCCCCCCCTCAGAAACGGGGCTCTATGCTTTGccaccagcaggaccaggactagcagagaagcaggaggcaTTGCAGAGCTCTGGTGAGACGATAACCATGGACTTCACTCTCCCTGCAGACATTAATGAGGGTTTACCTTTAATTGCTGGCCCTGTGGATTTGGACAGAGACCCAGAGGCAGTGGTGGCATCTGCTCAAGTGTCCTTATCGGTCACAGATTTTGGCCTCATTGGCATTGGAGATGTAAATAGCTTTCTGACTGCTCACCAGGCTTGCCCAGCACCTGTGGCTCACTCAGAGCCTTTGTCACAGTGA
- the MIER2 gene encoding mesoderm induction early response protein 2 isoform X3, with amino-acid sequence MPFEELLALYGYEASDPISEQDSESNDITPNLPDMTLDKEQIAKDLLSGEEEEETQSSADDLTPSVTSHDASDLFPNQPGSNNFLADEDKEPCSSPCASSMAEDSEEDSIPPNECKKEIMVGPQYQATVPTLHLNRHGEKAYENEDQLLWDPNILPEREVEEFLYRAVKRRWEELSGSSLPEGEMVKDNEQALYELVKCNFNAEEALRRLRFNVKVIRDELCAWSEEECRNFEHGFRVHGKNFHLIQANKVRTRSVGECVEYYYMWKKSERYDYFTQQTRLGRKKYVLHPGATDYTDNDLDGGEVENTTRSRSSLPVPSAASCLDSHFSQDQLAMESTEPLSVESTACSLGSMSESGQGYECSTPSETNCSFDPTEETSSGTTSAPCTHHPVTVPPSETGLYALPPAGPGLAEKQEALQSSGETITMDFTLPADINEGLPLIAGPVDLDRDPEAVVASAQVSLSVTDFGLIGIGDVNSFLTAHQACPAPVAHSEPLSQ; translated from the exons ATGCCATTTGAGGAGCTGCTTGCACTTTATGGCTATGAGGCATCTGACCCCATCTCAGAGCAGGACAGTGAGAGCAATGACATCACTCCAAATCTCCCAGATATGACTCTGGATAAG GAACAAATAGCGAAGGATTTGCTTtcaggggaagaagaggaggagaccCAATCTTCAGCTGATGATCTGACTCCCTCTGTCACGTCCCACGATGCATCGGACCTGTTCCCAAACCAGCCTGGCT CAAACAACTTCCTTGCTGATGAAGACAAAGAACCCTGTTCATCTCCATGTGCTTCCTCCATGGCTGAGGATTCAGAGGAGGATTCCATCCCACCCAATGAGTGCAAGAAG GAGATCATGGTTGGACCTCAGTACCAAGCCACTGTTCCCACCCTCCACTTGAACAGGCATGGTGAAAAAG CCTATGAGAATGAAGATCAGCTGCTTTGGGACCCAAACATCCTTCCTGAGAGAGAGGTGGAGGAGTTCCTGTACCGCGCAGTCAAGCGGCGATGGGAGGAGCTGTCTGGCAGCAGCCTGCCAGAGGGAGAGATGGTGAAGGACAATGAGCAG GCTTTGTATGAACTGGTTAAATGCAACTTCAATGCAGAAGAGGCACTGCGGAGGTTACGGTTCAATGTGAAGGTTATCAGAG ATGAGCTTTGTGCCTGGAGTGAAGAAGAATGTAGAAATTTTGAACATGGCTTCAGGGTCCATGGGAAAAACTTCCATCTTATCCAAGCAAATAAG GTCCGCACCCGCTCGGTGGGAGAGTGTGTGGAGTATTACTACATGTGGAAGAAATCAGAACGTTACGACTACTTCACTCAGCAGACTCGTTTAGGAAGGAAGAAGTACGTCCTCCACCCTGGAGCCAC GGATTACACGGACAACGACTTGGATGGAGGGGAGGTGGAGAACACCACTCGCTCCCGGAGCTCCCTGCCCGTTCCCTCTGCAGCCAGCTGCCTGGATTCCCACTTTTCTCAGGACCAGCTCGCTATGGAGAGCACAG AGCCCCTGAGTGTGGAGAGCACAGCCTGCAGCCTGGGCAGCATGAGTGAGTCGGGGCAGGGCTACGAGTGCAGCACTCCTTCTGAGACAAATTGTTCCTTCGACCCCACAGAGGAAACCTCCTCGGGCACCACCTCAGCTCCCTGCACACACCACCCTGTCACTGTCCCCCCCTCAGAAACGGGGCTCTATGCTTTGccaccagcaggaccaggactagcagagaagcaggaggcaTTGCAGAGCTCTGGTGAGACGATAACCATGGACTTCACTCTCCCTGCAGACATTAATGAGGGTTTACCTTTAATTGCTGGCCCTGTGGATTTGGACAGAGACCCAGAGGCAGTGGTGGCATCTGCTCAAGTGTCCTTATCGGTCACAGATTTTGGCCTCATTGGCATTGGAGATGTAAATAGCTTTCTGACTGCTCACCAGGCTTGCCCAGCACCTGTGGCTCACTCAGAGCCTTTGTCACAGTGA
- the MIER2 gene encoding mesoderm induction early response protein 2 isoform X2, translated as MAEASVGRQSPRVVPYPAHSLCPGEPALQSAAVVSMGSADHRLNLAEILSQNYGVREERDEDDDDAQEKQKSLEELEKSFSASQSSEMPFEELLALYGYEASDPISEQDSESNDITPNLPDMTLDKEQIAKDLLSGEEEEETQSSADDLTPSVTSHDASDLFPNQPGSNNFLADEDKEPCSSPCASSMAEDSEEDSIPPNECKKEIMVGPQYQATVPTLHLNRHGEKAYENEDQLLWDPNILPEREVEEFLYRAVKRRWEELSGSSLPEGEMVKDNEQALYELVKCNFNAEEALRRLRFNVKVIRDELCAWSEEECRNFEHGFRVHGKNFHLIQANKVRTRSVGECVEYYYMWKKSERYDYFTQQTRLGRKKDYTDNDLDGGEVENTTRSRSSLPVPSAASCLDSHFSQDQLAMESTEPLSVESTACSLGSMSESGQGYECSTPSETNCSFDPTEETSSGTTSAPCTHHPVTVPPSETGLYALPPAGPGLAEKQEALQSSGETITMDFTLPADINEGLPLIAGPVDLDRDPEAVVASAQVSLSVTDFGLIGIGDVNSFLTAHQACPAPVAHSEPLSQ; from the exons ATGGCGGAG GCCTCAGTTGGAAGGCAGAGCCCCAGGGTGGTGCCATACCCAGCACACAGCCTGTGCCCCGGAGAGCCGGCTCTGCAGAGTGCAGCAG TTGTGTCCATGGGCTCAGCTGATCACAGACTGAACCTGGCAGAGATCCTCTCACAGAACTACGGCGTGCGGGAGGAAAGGGAcgaggatgatgatgatgctcaggagaagcagaaatctttagaagagctggagaagagtTTCAGTGCCTCTCAG AGCAGTGAAATGCCATTTGAGGAGCTGCTTGCACTTTATGGCTATGAGGCATCTGACCCCATCTCAGAGCAGGACAGTGAGAGCAATGACATCACTCCAAATCTCCCAGATATGACTCTGGATAAG GAACAAATAGCGAAGGATTTGCTTtcaggggaagaagaggaggagaccCAATCTTCAGCTGATGATCTGACTCCCTCTGTCACGTCCCACGATGCATCGGACCTGTTCCCAAACCAGCCTGGCT CAAACAACTTCCTTGCTGATGAAGACAAAGAACCCTGTTCATCTCCATGTGCTTCCTCCATGGCTGAGGATTCAGAGGAGGATTCCATCCCACCCAATGAGTGCAAGAAG GAGATCATGGTTGGACCTCAGTACCAAGCCACTGTTCCCACCCTCCACTTGAACAGGCATGGTGAAAAAG CCTATGAGAATGAAGATCAGCTGCTTTGGGACCCAAACATCCTTCCTGAGAGAGAGGTGGAGGAGTTCCTGTACCGCGCAGTCAAGCGGCGATGGGAGGAGCTGTCTGGCAGCAGCCTGCCAGAGGGAGAGATGGTGAAGGACAATGAGCAG GCTTTGTATGAACTGGTTAAATGCAACTTCAATGCAGAAGAGGCACTGCGGAGGTTACGGTTCAATGTGAAGGTTATCAGAG ATGAGCTTTGTGCCTGGAGTGAAGAAGAATGTAGAAATTTTGAACATGGCTTCAGGGTCCATGGGAAAAACTTCCATCTTATCCAAGCAAATAAG GTCCGCACCCGCTCGGTGGGAGAGTGTGTGGAGTATTACTACATGTGGAAGAAATCAGAACGTTACGACTACTTCACTCAGCAGACTCGTTTAGGAAGGAAGAA GGATTACACGGACAACGACTTGGATGGAGGGGAGGTGGAGAACACCACTCGCTCCCGGAGCTCCCTGCCCGTTCCCTCTGCAGCCAGCTGCCTGGATTCCCACTTTTCTCAGGACCAGCTCGCTATGGAGAGCACAG AGCCCCTGAGTGTGGAGAGCACAGCCTGCAGCCTGGGCAGCATGAGTGAGTCGGGGCAGGGCTACGAGTGCAGCACTCCTTCTGAGACAAATTGTTCCTTCGACCCCACAGAGGAAACCTCCTCGGGCACCACCTCAGCTCCCTGCACACACCACCCTGTCACTGTCCCCCCCTCAGAAACGGGGCTCTATGCTTTGccaccagcaggaccaggactagcagagaagcaggaggcaTTGCAGAGCTCTGGTGAGACGATAACCATGGACTTCACTCTCCCTGCAGACATTAATGAGGGTTTACCTTTAATTGCTGGCCCTGTGGATTTGGACAGAGACCCAGAGGCAGTGGTGGCATCTGCTCAAGTGTCCTTATCGGTCACAGATTTTGGCCTCATTGGCATTGGAGATGTAAATAGCTTTCTGACTGCTCACCAGGCTTGCCCAGCACCTGTGGCTCACTCAGAGCCTTTGTCACAGTGA